A portion of the Lolium rigidum isolate FL_2022 chromosome 1, APGP_CSIRO_Lrig_0.1, whole genome shotgun sequence genome contains these proteins:
- the LOC124688788 gene encoding LRR receptor kinase BAK1-like yields MGAPPSTMWALLLLLLLLGPAARVLANMEGDALHNLRTNLNDPNNVLQSWDPTLVNPCTWFHVTCNNDNSVIRVDLGNAALSGTLVPQLGQLKNLQYLELYSNNISGTIPSELGNLTNLVSLDLYLNNFTGPIPDSLGNLLKLRFLRLNNNSLSGTIPKSLTAITALQVLDLSNNKLSGEVPSTGSFSLFTPISFGNNPALCGPGTTKPCPGAPPFSPPPPYNPPTPVQSPGSSSSSTGAIAGGVAAGAALLFAIPAIGFAYWRRRKPEEHFFDVPAEEDPEVHLGQLKRFSLRELQVATDTFSNKNILGRGGFGKVYKGRLTDGTLVAVKRLKEERTPGGELQFQTEVEMISMAVHRNLLRLRGFCMTPTERLLVYPYMANGSVASRLRERGPAEPPLEWQTRRTIALGSARGLSYLHDHCDPKIIHRDVKAANILLDEDFEAVVGDFGLAKLMDYKDTHVTTAVRGTIGHIAPEYLSTGKSSEKTDVFGYGIMLLELITGQRAFDLARLANDDDVMLLDWVKGLLKERRLEMLVDPDLLTNYIDVEVESLIQVALLCTQGSPSERPKMSEVVRMLEGDGLAERWEEWQKVEVVRQEVEMGPHRNSEWIVDSTDNLHAVELSGPR; encoded by the exons ATGGGGGCACCGCCGTCGACGATGtgggcgctgctgctgctgctgctgctgctcggccCGGCCGCGCGCGTGCTCGCCAACATGGAAG GTGATGCATTGCATAACCTGAGAACTAACCTAAATGATCCCAATAATGTGCTGCAAAGTTGGGATCCAACTCTGGTTAATCCATGCACTTGGTTTCATGTTACCTGCAACAACGACAACAGCGTTATCAGAGT TGATCTTGGAAATGCTGCATTGTCTGGTACTTTGGTGCCACAACTGGGCCAGCTCAAAAACTTGCAGTACTT GGAGCTCTACAGTAACAACATCAGTGGTACAATACCTAGTGAACTTGGAAACCTCACAAACTTGGTCAGTTTGGATTTGTACTTAAACAACTTCACTGGTCCAATACCCGATTCGTTGGGGAATCTATTGAAGCTACGATTCCT GCGTCTTAACAACAACAGCCTTTCGGGTACAATTCCTAAATCATTAACTGCTATTACTGCTCTCCAAGTTCT GGATCTGTCCAACAACAAATTGTCAGGAGAAGTTCCATCAACTGGTTCATTTTCATTATTCACCCCTATCAG ttttggcaaCAACCCTGCCTTATGTGGTCCTGGAACTACAAAACCTTGCCCAGGCGCTCCTCCGTTCTCCCCACCTCCTCCATATAACCCTCCAACTCCTGTGCAATCACCAG GAAGCAGTTCCTCTAGTACTGGAGCAATTGCTGGTGGAGTGGCTGCTGGTGCAGCCTTGCTATTTGCCATTCCTGCAATTGGTTTTGCATACTGGCGCCGCAGGAAACCGGAAGAGCATTTCTTTGATGTACCTG CTGAGGAGGATCCAGAAGTCCATCTTGGCCAGCTCAAAAGATTTTCACTACGAGAACTGCAAGTTGCTACGGATACCTTCAGCAACAAGAACATTCTTGGAAGAGGTGGATTTGGCAAAGTGTACAAAGGAAGACTAACAGATGGTACACTAGTAGCTGTCAAGAGGCTGAAGGAGGAGAGAACACCTGGTGGGGAGCTACAGTTTCAAACAGAAGTTGAGATGATCAGTATGGCTGTACATAGGAACCTTTTGCGTCTTCGTGGATTCTGTATGACACCAACAGAAAGGTTGCTTGTGTATCCATACATGGCTAATGGAAGTGTTGCATCGCGTCTAAGAG AACGGGGACCAGCTGAACCGCCACTGGAGTGGCAAACGAGAAGAACAATTGCATTGGGTTCTGCGAGAGGCCTCTCCTATTTGCATGATCACTGTGATCCAAAGATCATCCATCGTGATGTGAAAGCTGCAAACATTTTATTAGATGAAGACTTTGAAGCTGTAGTGGGGGATTTTGGTTTGGCCAAATTAATGGATTACAAGGATACCCATGTGACTACTGCTGTTCGTGGAACGATTGGGCATATCGCACCAGAATATCTTTCCACAGGAAAATCATCTGAGAAAACTGATGTATTCGGTTATGGAATTATGCTTTTGGAGCTTATTACAGGACAGCGTGCCTTTGATCTTGCTCGCCTTGCCAATGACGACGATGTCATGCTACTTGACTGG GTCAAAGGATTACTCAAGGAGAGAAGGCTGGAGATGTTGGTGGATCCAGACCTACTGACTAACTACATTGATGTTGAGGTGGAATCGCTAATCCAGGTCGCACTCCTTTGCACACAGGGTTCCCCCTCAGAGCGTCCTAAGATGTCGGAGGTGGTGAGGATGCTTGAAGGCGATGGTCTGGCCGAGAGATGGGAGGAGTGGCAAAAGGTAGAAGTAGTACGGCAGGAGGTAGAGATGGGCCCTCATCGAAACTCGGAGTGGATCGTTGACTCGACCGACAACCTCCACGCAGTCGAGCTATCAGGGCCAAGGTGA
- the LOC124683012 gene encoding protein NRT1/ PTR FAMILY 8.3-like → MEAADEERPLLHLLPHLQDGSSEYASDGSVDINKQPALKRNTGNWRACYMILGVEFCECVAFFAIAKNLVTYLTTVLHESKVTAARNVSAWVGASFLTPLIGAFLADTYLGRYWTIVVSLPVCTVGMLVLTVSASVPTSYYRVGVHHTVVYLGLYLAAFGSGGIKPCAPAFGADQFDIGDPMELAKKGSFFNWYYFLINLCSLLSSTVLVWLQDNVGWGFSFAIPTVLMVLGLAVFVSGSRVYRFRKLGESPFISLCQVMVAAARQWHMELPDDNSLLYELTRSSPEAESSHKIQHTNQFRFLDKAAIVLPPSDKTCTVLPTCSWKLCTVTQVEELKILLRMFPIWASFVIFYAVSGQLTSTFIEQGMVMDKRVGPFAIPPASLSIFGVFSVLIWVPIYETVLVPLARRYTGNEKGFSQTQRLGIGFAMSMLTMVYSAMLEMKRLAIAQASSLEDKNVPVPMSILWQVPSYVLHGASEVFAGIGMTEFFYDQAPYSMKSLCAALAQLAIASGSYFNTLVFGIVAVATTRGGAPGWIPDNLNEGHLDYFFWMMAALSILNLAQFMHYSLRYREKTTS, encoded by the exons ATGGAAGCAGCAGATGAGGAGAGGCCTCTGCTTCATCTCCTACCCCATCTTCAG GATGGAAGTTCTGAATATGCCAGCGATGGATCAGTTGATATCAACAAACAGCCTGCTCTGAAGCGAAATACAGGCAATTGGAGGGCATGCTACATGATTTTAG GTGTTGAGTTCTGCGAATGTGTGGCCTTCTTTGCGATTGCGAAGAACTTGGTAACGTACCTCACCACTGTGCTCCACGAAAGCAAAGTCACTGCCGCACGGAATGTTTCTGCCTGGGTCGGTGCCAGCTTCCTCACGCCACTTATTGGAGCCTTCTTGGCAGACACCTATCTGGGAAGATACTGGACGATAGTTGTTTCCCTCCCAGTCTGCACCGTT GGAATGCTCGTTCTAACAGTTTCAGCATCAGTCCCAACATCTTACTACCGTGTTGGTGTTCATCATACCGTGGTCTACCTGGGACTCTATCTTGCTGCATTCGGGAGCGGCGGTATCAAGCCCTGTGCACCAGCTTTTGGGGCCGACCAGTTTGATATTGGGGACCCAATGGAACTAGCGAAGAAGGGTTCCTTCTTCAACTGGTACTACTTCTTGATAAACCTCTGCTCGCTTCTGTCAAGCACCGTGCTTGTCTGGTTGCAGGACAATGTTGGGTGGGGGTTCAGCTTTGCAATCCCAACGGTGCTCATGGTCTTGGGCCTCGCAGTATTTGTTAGCGGCTCGAGGGTGTACAGGTTTAGGAAACTGGGAGAAAGCCCATTTATAAGTCTCTGTCAGGTGATGGTTGCGGCTGCCCGGCAGTGGCATATGGAATTGCCAGATGATAACTCGCTTTTGTATGAGCTGACCAGATCGTCACCAGAAGCTGAATCAAGCCATAAAATTCAGCATACAAATCAATTCAG ATTCCTTGACAAGGCTGCCATTGTCCTGCCCCCATCAGACAAAACATGCACAGTGTTGCCGACGTGTTCATGGAAGCTCTGCACTGTCACCCAAGTTGAGGAGCTGAAGATACTGCTACGGATGTTTCCCATATGGGCATCTTTCGTGATCTTCTATGCAGTATCTGGGCAGTTGACATCAACGTTTATCGAGCAGGGAATGGTCATGGACAAGCGTGTTGGCCCTTTTGCAATCCCACCTGCTTCCCTCTCTATCTTTGGAGTGTTCAGTGTCCTCATCTGGGTGCCCATCTACGAAACTGTGTTAGTGCCACTCGCACGGCGTTATACTGGCAATGAAAAAGGCTTCTCACAAACACAGCGCCTTGGAATTGGCTTTGCAATGTCAATGCTGACCATGGTCTACTCTGCAATGCTCGAGATGAAGAGGTTGGCGATCGCACAAGCCAGCAGCCTGGAAGATAAGAATGTTCCCGTGCCAATGAGCATTCTGTGGCAAGTACCATCATATGTACTGCATGGTGCAAGTGAGGTTTTCGCCGGAATTGGCATGACGGAGTTCTTTTATGATCAGGCCCCATATTCCATGAAGAGCCTCTGTGCAGCACTGGCGCAGCTTGCAATTGCCTCCGGATCTTACTTCAACACGCTCGTGTTTGGTATTGTCGCAGTGGCCACGACACGTGGTGGGGCGCCTGGGTGGATCCCAGACAACCTGAACGAAGGGCATTTGGACTACTTCTTCTGGATGATGGCAGCTCTTAGCATACTGAATCTGGCACAGTTTATGCACTACTCCTTGCGGTATAGAGAGAAGACAACTTCTTGA
- the LOC124654411 gene encoding malonyl-CoA:anthocyanidin 5-O-glucoside-6''-O-malonyltransferase-like: MPSAKVVEVARVTVPATAALPPGEPSALLRLSALDAPWLLVPLIQRVLIYDGQLPPFASLVGSLRASLAATLARFPPLAGRIVFLPSTGDAAIDCSGSELDRGVRFLVAEMDEADAAKLAGDADHDVDTFQQLLPELATSPLPVEVLAVQVTRLRGGVAIGVALHHAVVDGRALWMFLEAWAAACRGDAVAVEPTFDRAAIALPDGEELTRSTLRKYMPNLPQVAPFPAGPIVPRRTFTVAEERIGRLKQRIAQLIRPAHESSAKASRPPSSFVAVTALAWVSYVQSKQHAAAISADQDVYLYFFFDIRGRRGIVPPVSESYFGTCVTGCLVKAKAGDLLAEDGIATAAAAVQGEVQRAVEDPLANWDWIALAASTLSRDTALVSISGSTRFPAYEVADFGWGPLGRTELVTMNSAGQVVLVAAKGGGGGVQASVCMHPDHMEAFDKHFTYSFD, encoded by the exons ATGCCATCTGCCAAGGTCGTCGAGGTCGCCCGCGTGACCGTGCCAGCCACCGCCGCGCTGCCACCGGGCGAGCCGTCGGCGCTCCTCAGGCTCTCCGCTCTGGACGCGCCGTGGCTCCTCGTCCCGCTCATCCAGCGCGTGCTCATCTATGACGGCCAGCTCCCTCCCTTCGCGTCGCTCGTCGGCTCCCTCCGCGCGTCCCTCGCCGCCACGCTCGCGCGGTTCCCGCCGCTCGCCGGGAGGATCGTCTTCCTGCCGTCCACCGGCGACGCCGCCATCGACTGCTCCGGCTCCGAGCTCGACCGCGGCGTGCGGTTCCTGGTCGCGGAGATGGACGAAGCGGACGCGGCGAAACTCGCCGGAGACGCGGACCACGACGTGGACACGTTCCAGCAGCTCCTCCCGGAGCTCGCGACGAGCCCGCTCCCCGTGGAGGTGCTGGCCGTGCAGGTCACGCGGCTGCGGGGAGGCGTAGCGATCGGCGTGGCGCTGCACCACGCCGTGGTCGACGGTCGGGCGTTGTGGATGTTCctggaggcgtgggcggcggcttGCCGCGGGGATGCTGTGGCGGTGGAGCCGACGTTCGACCGCGCGGCCATCGCGCTGCCCGACGGCGAGGAGCTCACGAGGAGCACGCTGCGGAAGTACATGCCCAATCTGCCACAG GTAGCGCCGTTCCCCGCCGGCCCCATCGTCCCCCGTCGTACTTTCACCGTCGCCGAGGAACGCATCGGCCGCCTGAAGCAGCGCATCGCCCAACTCATTCGCCCAGCGCACGAGTCATCCGCGAAGGCCTCGCGGCCGCCGTCCAGCTTCGTGGCCGTGACGGCGCTCGCCTGGGTGTCGTACGTCCAGTCCAAGCAGCACGCCGCCGCCATCTCCGCCGACCAGGACGTgtacctctacttcttcttcgacATCCGCGGGCGCCGCGGCATCGTCCCGCCAGTGAGCGAGAGCTACTTCGGGACGTGCGTTACCGGGTGCCTCGTCAAGGCCAAGGCCGGGGACCTCCTCGCCGAGGACGGGATCGCCACCGCCGCTGCGGCGGTGCAGGGTGAGGTCCAGCGGGCGGTGGAGGACCCGCTGGCCAACTGGGACTGGATCGCCCTGGCGGCTTCGACATTGTCTCGGGACACCGCGCTGGTGAGCATCAGCGGTTCCACGCGGTTCCCGGCCTACGAGGTGGCCGACTTCGGATGGGGGCCGCTGGGCAGGACGGAGCTGGTCACCATGAACAGCGCCGGCCAGGTGGTGCTCGTCGCTGccaagggcggcggtggcggcgtacaGGCGTCCGTCTGCATGCACCCGGATCACATGGAGGCATTCGACAAGCACTTCACGTACTCCTTCGATTAA